Proteins co-encoded in one Mycobacterium mantenii genomic window:
- a CDS encoding TetR/AcrR family transcriptional regulator: MNAMPDNQTPNRLERRKQRTRAALVKAAQRLIAEGKVNVPVLEITQAADVGMGSFYNHFDSKEQLFDAAVADVLDAYGAMLDRLSESIEDPAETFAISFRLTGRLFRRRPQESQILLANGLALLSSPSGLAPRALRDIKAGVAAGRFTVDDPELALAMAGGALLGLGNLLRDHPDRDDAHAADTVTENVLRLFGLSAAEAHAVCRHPLPDNPFDQS; the protein is encoded by the coding sequence ATGAACGCGATGCCCGACAATCAGACACCCAACCGCTTGGAGCGGCGCAAACAGCGCACCCGAGCCGCACTGGTCAAGGCCGCACAGCGGCTGATCGCCGAGGGCAAGGTCAACGTGCCGGTCCTGGAGATCACCCAGGCCGCCGACGTCGGCATGGGGTCTTTCTACAACCACTTCGATAGCAAGGAGCAGCTGTTCGACGCGGCCGTCGCCGACGTACTCGACGCCTACGGGGCGATGCTGGACCGGCTCAGCGAGTCCATCGAGGACCCGGCGGAGACGTTCGCCATCAGCTTCCGGCTGACCGGCCGGCTCTTTCGCCGTCGACCGCAGGAGAGCCAGATTCTGTTGGCCAACGGGCTCGCGCTGTTGTCCTCACCCAGCGGGCTGGCGCCGCGCGCCCTGCGCGACATCAAAGCCGGCGTGGCGGCCGGGCGGTTCACGGTGGACGATCCCGAACTTGCCCTGGCCATGGCCGGGGGCGCCTTGCTGGGGCTGGGCAACCTATTGCGGGATCACCCGGATCGCGACGACGCGCATGCCGCCGACACAGTCACCGAAAACGTGCTGCGACTGTTTGGGCTCAGCGCCGCCGAGGCGCACGCCGTGTGTCGGCATCCGTTGCCCGACAATCCATTTGATCAGAGTTGA